In one window of Acidimicrobiia bacterium DNA:
- a CDS encoding sterol desaturase family protein has translation MSSDAAIVPERPTRAGLVTGLTFAGALIFAFAVRGGAAIGIALLFLVFVPIEKLFALRKQRVFRKGLLTDLTHLLVNNVFVTGAAIAIIAVGAIPFFWVRQLNIARSLPATVAIVLAVVLVFVGNYWGHRLTHQVPFLWRFHSVHHSIEQMDWVASGRLHPIDSGFTQAFTVLPLFLFGYAGGVSAGVIVFVTLLAIFQHANVRLRFPFVRWVIPTPEWHHWHHAIDDEAHDKNFGLPVVDKIFGTAHMPKDKRPIGFGIHEPVPQEGYFRHLAYPFRKQTNELASPVGALQP, from the coding sequence GTGAGCAGCGACGCAGCGATCGTCCCGGAACGCCCGACCCGGGCCGGCCTCGTCACGGGCCTGACGTTCGCCGGAGCGCTGATCTTCGCCTTCGCCGTGCGCGGCGGTGCCGCGATCGGGATCGCGCTGCTCTTCCTCGTGTTCGTCCCGATCGAGAAGCTGTTCGCCTTGCGCAAGCAGAGAGTGTTCCGCAAGGGGCTGCTCACCGACCTCACCCATTTGCTGGTGAACAACGTCTTCGTCACCGGCGCCGCCATCGCGATCATCGCGGTGGGCGCGATCCCCTTCTTCTGGGTGCGCCAGCTCAACATCGCCCGCTCGCTCCCCGCGACCGTCGCCATCGTGCTCGCGGTAGTGCTCGTCTTCGTGGGGAATTACTGGGGCCACCGTCTCACGCACCAAGTGCCGTTCCTCTGGCGCTTCCACTCGGTACACCACAGCATCGAGCAGATGGATTGGGTCGCTTCGGGTCGTCTGCACCCCATCGATTCAGGCTTCACCCAGGCGTTCACCGTGCTGCCGTTGTTCCTGTTCGGCTACGCGGGCGGCGTGTCCGCGGGCGTGATCGTGTTCGTCACGCTGCTCGCGATCTTCCAACACGCGAACGTGCGCTTGCGCTTCCCGTTCGTGCGCTGGGTCATCCCCACACCCGAGTGGCATCACTGGCACCACGCGATCGACGACGAGGCGCACGACAAGAATTTTGGCCTGCCGGTCGTCGACAAGATCTTCGGCACGGCACACATGCCGAAGGACAAGCGCCCCATCGGTTTCGGCATCCACGAGCCGGTGCCGCAGGAGGGCTACTTCCGTCACCTCGCGTACCCGTTCCGCAAACAAACCAACGAACTTGCGTCACCTGTGGGCGCTCTACAGCCTTGA
- a CDS encoding amidohydrolase family protein — MAESPHVDPSDHVVVASCDSHVGPLLKEQLRPYCPKQYLEQFDDFAARYAASGMGAMIRDHPNIGLPGHHDAAARLHDMDRDGVASEVLYHFSMNGEPFPFMMQAAGGLTNDASDLELATVGYHLYNEWLADFVSVDSQRLLGLAYIPIWNIDLAVKEVEWAAARGLHGVNFPPPGRPDTILYNHPDWDPFWAACAANDMPLNTHSSGGQPIDYSGPGGINIQVYEGGGWLSRRAVWWLIHGYVFERYPGLKLVITEQYEGWLLPTMRELDAIYRRFGTAAPGPRLPRQPSEYIAQNVFLGASFMSTWQAEDATRNGYAANVLWGRDYPHVEGVFQHLDDPEAVPVTRVALRHLFSHVPTRETAMMAGENLVRAFALDDDHLRKVAADIDAPTFAELADPPDPATFPPVGENSNAFRGQAGPRLEGLHVP, encoded by the coding sequence ATGGCCGAGTCTCCACACGTCGACCCGAGCGACCATGTTGTTGTCGCGTCGTGCGACTCGCATGTGGGTCCACTGCTGAAGGAACAGCTCCGGCCGTACTGCCCAAAGCAGTACCTCGAGCAGTTCGACGACTTCGCCGCGCGCTACGCCGCGTCCGGTATGGGCGCAATGATTCGCGACCACCCCAACATCGGGTTGCCGGGTCACCACGACGCAGCCGCGCGCCTCCACGACATGGACCGCGACGGCGTCGCCAGCGAGGTGCTCTACCACTTCAGCATGAACGGCGAGCCGTTCCCGTTCATGATGCAAGCCGCCGGCGGGCTCACCAACGACGCGAGTGATCTCGAGCTCGCGACCGTCGGCTATCACCTCTACAACGAATGGCTCGCCGACTTCGTGTCGGTCGACTCGCAACGCCTGCTCGGCCTCGCGTACATCCCGATCTGGAACATCGACCTCGCGGTCAAGGAAGTGGAGTGGGCAGCGGCGCGCGGGCTCCACGGCGTGAACTTCCCTCCGCCAGGACGCCCCGACACGATCCTGTACAACCACCCGGATTGGGATCCGTTCTGGGCCGCGTGCGCCGCGAACGACATGCCGTTGAACACACACTCCAGCGGCGGCCAGCCGATCGACTATTCGGGCCCCGGAGGAATCAACATCCAGGTGTACGAGGGCGGGGGCTGGCTGTCGCGCCGCGCGGTGTGGTGGCTCATTCACGGGTACGTCTTCGAGCGGTATCCCGGCCTGAAGCTTGTCATCACCGAGCAGTACGAGGGCTGGCTCCTGCCCACGATGCGGGAGCTCGACGCCATCTACCGCCGGTTCGGGACCGCCGCGCCGGGCCCTCGTCTCCCCCGCCAACCGAGCGAGTACATCGCCCAGAATGTCTTCCTCGGCGCGAGCTTCATGTCTACCTGGCAGGCGGAAGACGCCACGCGCAACGGCTACGCCGCGAACGTCCTCTGGGGCCGTGATTACCCGCACGTCGAGGGCGTGTTCCAGCACCTCGACGACCCCGAGGCGGTGCCGGTCACGCGCGTCGCGCTCCGCCACCTCTTCTCCCACGTCCCGACGCGCGAGACGGCGATGATGGCGGGTGAGAACCTTGTGCGCGCGTTCGCGCTCGACGACGACCATCTCCGAAAGGTCGCGGCCGATATCGACGCGCCGACCTTTGCCGAACTCGCCGACCCGCCTGATCCCGCGACGTTCCCGCCGGTCGGCGAGAACAGCAACGCCTTCCGCGGCCAAGCCGGCCCCCGCCTCGAGGGTCTGCACGTTCCTTGA
- a CDS encoding OB-fold domain-containing protein yields the protein MSEQMEGLPGPALEVTTAGYWLAAGAGRLVIQRCDACGTHRHPPTEVCYACQSLDWSWDELSGTGHVYSYTWTDRPVTPQLQHLGVYNIAVVELDGTQGEPVRLLTRIVDVERDNLVVDLPVVVTFDRVDDQVALPIFRPRT from the coding sequence ATGAGTGAGCAAATGGAGGGGCTCCCCGGCCCCGCGCTCGAGGTGACCACCGCCGGCTACTGGCTCGCGGCCGGCGCTGGACGGCTCGTCATCCAGCGGTGCGACGCGTGCGGCACGCATCGGCACCCACCCACCGAAGTTTGCTATGCGTGCCAGTCACTCGACTGGTCGTGGGACGAGCTGAGCGGTACCGGACACGTCTACTCGTACACGTGGACCGACCGACCGGTCACCCCGCAGCTGCAACACCTCGGCGTCTACAACATCGCCGTCGTCGAGCTCGACGGGACGCAGGGAGAACCGGTGCGGCTCTTGACGAGAATCGTCGACGTCGAACGTGACAACCTGGTGGTCGACCTGCCAGTCGTCGTCACCTTCGACCGCGTCGACGACCAGGTTGCCCTCCCGATCTTCCGCCCGCGCACCTGA